The Allochromatium tepidum genome has a window encoding:
- a CDS encoding flagellar assembly protein FliH, which translates to MSRFIPASDPRLAAGIRRWLPPDVDFDPNAVEIPEPEGPPPTPEEIAALQEAARREGVEAGYREGYETGYREGRAKADQEAEVERAEREAREQEWRRTEEQTLRETVAALEGIARALADPLAESADALEPELLALVSALARRVVMAELTTRPELIQRVLHEALRQLPSRKHQIRIHVNPRDQELLAAYAESNDEQPIWIADLEVEPGGCILISGPSRIDAGLETRLRQGIEAIWGELEPPAPSSPADEPEPMAEPEPESEPVFESASAADPEPELESATEAEPSAVEHEPQSEREPESQPESAAEPELVPESETEVPPT; encoded by the coding sequence GTGAGTCGCTTCATCCCGGCGTCCGATCCGCGTCTCGCCGCCGGCATCCGGCGCTGGCTGCCGCCCGATGTCGACTTCGACCCGAATGCCGTGGAGATCCCCGAACCCGAGGGGCCGCCGCCCACCCCCGAGGAGATCGCCGCCCTACAGGAGGCGGCGAGGCGCGAGGGTGTCGAGGCCGGTTATCGCGAGGGCTATGAGACCGGGTATCGCGAGGGGCGCGCGAAGGCCGATCAGGAGGCGGAAGTCGAACGCGCCGAGCGTGAGGCGCGCGAGCAGGAATGGCGCCGGACCGAGGAACAGACACTGCGCGAGACGGTCGCCGCGCTCGAAGGGATCGCTCGTGCCCTGGCCGATCCGCTGGCCGAGTCGGCCGATGCCCTGGAACCCGAGCTGCTGGCCCTGGTGTCGGCTCTGGCGCGGCGCGTGGTCATGGCCGAGCTGACCACCCGTCCCGAGCTCATCCAGCGTGTCCTGCACGAGGCGCTCCGGCAGTTGCCCTCGCGCAAGCACCAGATCCGGATTCACGTCAATCCGCGCGACCAGGAACTGCTGGCCGCCTATGCCGAGTCCAACGACGAGCAACCGATCTGGATCGCCGACCTGGAGGTCGAGCCGGGCGGCTGCATCCTGATCAGCGGTCCGAGTCGTATCGATGCCGGCCTGGAGACGCGGCTGCGTCAGGGGATCGAGGCGATCTGGGGCGAGCTGGAGCCGCCCGCGCCGTCGTCGCCGGCCGATGAGCCGGAGCCGATGGCCGAACCCGAGCCGGAGTCCGAACCCGTGTTCGAATCGGCGTCTGCCGCCGACCCTGAGCCTGAACTGGAGTCAGCGACTGAAGCAGAGCCGTCGGCCGTCGAGCACGAACCTCAGTCCGAGCGCGAACCCGAGTCCCAACCTGAATCAGCCGCCGAGCCAGAGCTTGTCCCTGAATCGGAAACCGAGGTGCC
- the fliG gene encoding flagellar motor switch protein FliG gives MATDKKTGAERVAIFMMSLGEECAAELLRHMGPKEVQKIGGAMASLERVTRSDIDAVLKEFSELIQDQTALGIGADDYVRSVLRTALGEEKAAGLIDRILIGRNSKGLEALKWLDPRAIAEMIRHEHPQIVAIVLSHLDPDQSAETLSHLPERMQSDIILRIATLDGVQPAALQELDEILESQLSGKNTAKSSMIGGVQTAANILNFMEGTRESAIMEGVRQVDEDLSERIQELMFVFANLVDVDDRGIQTLLREVTTESLVLALKGAEEELRDKIFKNMSKRAAEMLREDLETKGPVRVSDVEAAQKEILAVARRLADSGEIVLGGKGGEAML, from the coding sequence ATGGCAACGGATAAGAAAACGGGGGCCGAGCGCGTGGCCATCTTCATGATGAGCCTCGGCGAGGAATGCGCCGCCGAACTGCTGCGTCACATGGGACCGAAGGAGGTCCAGAAGATCGGCGGCGCCATGGCCTCGCTGGAGCGGGTCACGCGCAGCGACATCGACGCCGTGCTCAAGGAGTTCTCCGAGCTGATCCAGGATCAGACCGCGCTCGGCATCGGTGCCGACGACTATGTCCGCAGTGTGCTGCGCACGGCGCTCGGCGAGGAGAAGGCCGCCGGTCTCATCGACCGCATCCTGATCGGGCGTAATTCCAAGGGTCTGGAGGCGCTCAAGTGGCTCGACCCGCGCGCTATCGCCGAAATGATCCGTCACGAGCACCCGCAGATCGTGGCCATCGTGCTCTCGCATCTGGACCCGGATCAGTCGGCCGAGACGCTCTCGCATCTGCCCGAGCGCATGCAGTCCGATATCATCCTGCGCATCGCCACGCTCGACGGCGTACAGCCGGCGGCGTTGCAGGAGCTCGACGAGATCCTGGAGAGCCAGCTCTCGGGCAAGAACACCGCCAAGTCCTCGATGATCGGCGGGGTGCAGACGGCGGCCAACATCCTCAACTTTATGGAGGGGACGCGCGAATCGGCCATCATGGAGGGTGTCCGGCAGGTCGACGAGGATCTGAGCGAACGCATCCAGGAGCTGATGTTCGTCTTCGCCAACCTGGTCGACGTCGACGATCGCGGCATCCAGACCCTGCTGCGCGAGGTCACGACCGAGTCGCTGGTGCTGGCGCTCAAGGGCGCCGAGGAGGAGCTCAGGGACAAGATCTTCAAGAACATGTCCAAGCGCGCCGCCGAGATGCTGCGCGAGGATCTGGAGACCAAGGGTCCGGTGCGCGTGAGCGATGTCGAGGCCGCGCAGAAGGAGATCCTGGCCGTCGCCCGGCGTCTGGCCGACAGTGGTGAGATCGTGCTCGGCGGCAAGGGTGGGGAGGCCATGCTGTGA
- the fliF gene encoding flagellar basal-body MS-ring/collar protein FliF codes for MSVGRQIALIGMLAGGLVAVVAILFWALKPTYVPLFSQLESAEASEVMEALTKLGVPYRVDNGSGRIEIPQQRVAETRLQLAGQGLPKSADIGFELLQQDSGFGTSRLIEGARFQRALEGELGRSIAALEPVEKARVHIAKAERSVFVRERVPPSASVVVHLKGSRGLTDTQVGAIVHLVSSSVPELTPDRVTVVDQSGRLLTSDGEDKSSRLSLDHLEYTHRVESRYVDRVQSLLMPIVGRDRVRVQVSADLDFSRVERTQESYDPDKTAIRSEQLNEEERIGADPLAGGIPGALTNQPPAGGAVGQQQAAQGNATVPSSRSQQTTRNYEVDRTISHIQETPGGVRRLTAAVVVDYIDQVNEAGEPIRVPRSDAEMETLRELVREAIGFNEARGDSLQVRSASFVPESDEDAEPIWTQPWFLELVKIVGGLLLALIVMLTVVKPALNQILPKPPEPETPEEDEETRALTDGIEGEEGEEGEDIVSLTHEPSGIAALMGPKGPDRQQLDLEAVREMVRQDPKRVVQVMKQWLAEDGNG; via the coding sequence ATGTCGGTCGGGCGTCAGATCGCGCTCATCGGTATGCTCGCCGGCGGACTGGTGGCCGTGGTGGCCATCCTGTTCTGGGCGCTCAAGCCGACCTATGTGCCGCTGTTCAGCCAGCTCGAGAGCGCCGAGGCCTCCGAGGTGATGGAGGCACTGACCAAGCTCGGCGTGCCCTATCGGGTCGACAACGGCTCCGGACGCATCGAGATCCCGCAGCAGCGCGTCGCCGAGACGCGGCTGCAACTGGCCGGTCAGGGGTTGCCGAAGTCGGCGGATATCGGCTTCGAGCTGTTGCAGCAGGACTCGGGCTTCGGCACCAGCCGTCTGATCGAGGGCGCGCGTTTCCAGCGCGCGCTCGAGGGCGAGCTGGGGCGTTCCATCGCCGCCCTGGAGCCGGTCGAGAAGGCGCGCGTGCACATCGCCAAGGCCGAGCGCTCGGTGTTCGTGCGCGAGCGCGTGCCGCCGAGCGCCTCGGTCGTCGTGCATCTGAAGGGCAGCCGGGGCTTGACCGACACCCAGGTCGGCGCCATCGTGCATCTGGTCTCCTCCAGCGTGCCCGAACTCACGCCCGATCGCGTGACCGTGGTCGATCAGAGCGGGCGGCTCCTGACCTCGGATGGCGAGGACAAGAGCAGCCGGCTCAGTCTCGACCATCTGGAATACACCCATCGGGTCGAGTCGCGCTATGTCGACCGCGTCCAGTCGCTGCTGATGCCCATCGTCGGGCGCGATCGGGTGCGGGTCCAGGTGTCGGCCGACCTGGATTTCTCGCGTGTCGAGCGCACCCAGGAGTCCTATGATCCGGACAAGACCGCGATCCGCTCCGAGCAGTTGAACGAGGAAGAGCGCATCGGCGCCGATCCGCTCGCCGGCGGCATCCCTGGTGCCCTGACCAATCAGCCTCCGGCCGGCGGTGCGGTCGGCCAACAGCAGGCGGCCCAGGGCAATGCCACGGTGCCGAGCAGCCGCAGTCAGCAGACGACGCGCAACTATGAGGTCGACCGGACCATCTCGCACATCCAGGAGACGCCCGGCGGTGTGCGCCGGCTCACGGCGGCGGTGGTGGTCGACTACATCGATCAGGTCAACGAGGCCGGCGAGCCGATCCGTGTCCCGCGTTCGGACGCCGAGATGGAGACCCTGCGCGAGCTGGTGCGCGAGGCCATCGGCTTCAACGAGGCGCGCGGAGATTCGTTGCAGGTGCGCTCGGCCTCCTTCGTGCCCGAGTCCGACGAGGACGCCGAGCCGATCTGGACGCAACCCTGGTTCCTGGAACTGGTCAAGATCGTCGGCGGACTGCTGCTGGCGCTGATCGTGATGCTGACCGTCGTCAAGCCGGCGCTCAATCAGATCCTGCCCAAGCCGCCCGAGCCTGAGACGCCGGAGGAAGACGAGGAGACCCGCGCCCTGACGGACGGCATCGAAGGCGAGGAAGGCGAAGAGGGCGAGGACATCGTCTCGCTGACACACGAACCCTCGGGTATCGCCGCCCTCATGGGTCCGAAGGGACCGGACCGTCAACAACTCGACCTGGAGGCCGTGCGCGAGATGGTGCGCCAGGATCCCAAGCGGGTGGTCCAGGTCATGAAACAATGGTTGGCTGAAGATGGCAACGGATAA
- the fliE gene encoding flagellar hook-basal body complex protein FliE: MSGEMQIQNVLAQMRALAQSGRVENTAPVAEAREARGTDDDFAAKLRDAIRDVNEIQQESTSMQTRFELGDNNVSLPQVMVAMNRSSIAFEATNQVRNRLLSAYQEVMSMQV, from the coding sequence ATGAGCGGCGAGATGCAGATCCAGAATGTGCTGGCGCAGATGCGTGCGCTCGCCCAGTCGGGTCGCGTCGAGAATACGGCGCCGGTCGCCGAGGCCAGGGAGGCACGAGGCACGGATGACGACTTCGCCGCCAAACTGCGCGATGCCATTCGCGACGTCAACGAGATCCAGCAGGAGTCGACATCCATGCAGACGCGCTTCGAGCTGGGTGACAACAACGTCAGTCTGCCCCAGGTCATGGTGGCCATGAACCGGTCGAGCATCGCCTTCGAGGCCACCAACCAGGTGCGCAACCGGTTGCTGTCGGCCTATCAGGAAGTCATGAGCATGCAGGTCTAG
- a CDS encoding sigma-54 interaction domain-containing protein — protein sequence MRIGLYGDESARLATRHVLEFLGCEVRDLVSLEASGSADLAALWVCDTAAGVERVLARLPSSERPPLVFQPLDGGSVRLDGRAYVVAPPLTPGLVIQVLQRLQLESEPEPPSGIDLVGRHPRMLNVKRLIAQVARTDATVLILGETGAGKEVVARAVHAASSRADKPFVAVNCGAIPGDLLESELFGHEKGAFTGAFTARAGRFELAGDGVLFLDEIGDMPLPMQVKLLRVLQERTFERVGSNKPIQANARIISATHRNLEDAVEAGLFRQDLFFRLNVFPIELPSLRERQSDIPLLITTLEARLREQGGEPARLTPGVLAHLSRQPWPGNVRELANLLEQLSIMYPDQLVDLAQLPGRFRPEGLEMVPAGFGESGPPPVGGPPGLGEDLLPPEGTEMREYLNDLERRMIRTALEQNGFVVARAARRLGMRRTTLVERMRKFGLERDARDESADL from the coding sequence ATGAGAATCGGTCTGTATGGCGATGAGTCCGCGCGTCTCGCCACGCGGCATGTCCTGGAGTTCCTGGGATGCGAGGTACGTGACCTGGTGAGCCTCGAGGCGTCCGGGAGCGCGGATCTGGCGGCACTCTGGGTCTGTGACACGGCGGCCGGCGTCGAGCGGGTGCTCGCGCGACTGCCGTCGTCCGAGCGTCCGCCGCTCGTCTTTCAGCCGCTCGACGGCGGCTCGGTCCGGCTCGACGGGCGCGCCTATGTCGTCGCCCCGCCGCTGACGCCCGGTCTGGTGATCCAGGTGCTGCAACGCCTCCAGCTCGAATCCGAGCCCGAGCCGCCGTCCGGGATCGATCTGGTCGGTCGCCATCCGCGGATGCTGAACGTCAAGCGTCTGATCGCGCAGGTGGCCCGTACCGACGCGACCGTGCTCATCCTCGGCGAGACGGGCGCCGGCAAGGAGGTGGTCGCGCGCGCCGTCCATGCCGCCTCCAGCCGCGCCGACAAGCCCTTCGTGGCGGTCAACTGCGGGGCCATTCCGGGCGACCTGCTCGAGAGCGAACTCTTCGGCCACGAGAAGGGCGCCTTCACCGGCGCCTTCACCGCGCGCGCCGGACGTTTCGAACTGGCCGGCGACGGCGTGCTCTTCCTCGACGAGATCGGCGACATGCCGTTGCCGATGCAGGTCAAGCTGCTGCGCGTGCTCCAGGAGCGCACCTTCGAGCGGGTCGGCTCCAACAAGCCCATCCAGGCCAACGCACGCATCATCTCGGCCACCCATCGCAACCTGGAGGACGCGGTCGAGGCCGGACTCTTCCGCCAGGATCTGTTCTTCCGGCTCAACGTCTTTCCGATCGAGCTGCCCTCGCTGCGCGAGCGCCAGAGCGACATCCCGCTGCTGATCACGACGCTGGAAGCGCGTCTGCGCGAGCAGGGCGGCGAGCCGGCCCGACTCACGCCGGGCGTGCTGGCCCATCTGAGCCGGCAGCCCTGGCCGGGCAACGTGCGCGAGCTGGCCAACCTGCTCGAACAGCTCTCGATCATGTATCCGGATCAGCTCGTCGATCTGGCGCAGTTGCCCGGCCGCTTCCGACCCGAGGGGCTGGAGATGGTGCCGGCCGGGTTCGGTGAGTCCGGGCCGCCCCCGGTCGGCGGGCCGCCGGGACTCGGCGAGGATCTGCTGCCGCCCGAGGGCACCGAGATGCGCGAGTATCTCAACGATCTGGAGCGGCGTATGATCCGGACCGCGCTCGAACAGAACGGCTTCGTCGTCGCCCGTGCCGCGCGCCGGCTCGGGATGCGTCGTACGACGCTCGTCGAGCGGATGCGCAAGTTCGGGCTGGAGCGTGACGCGCGCGACGAATCCGCGGACCTGTGA
- a CDS encoding late competence development ComFB family protein has translation MLASIQNYYERLVLESIREKLSGRDEEYDADFVADLACLALNALPARYVRHTVDLWSHLGDGDRATLSQEVDDAVEAALVVMHRRRELRRTEAAEQEPGKMRLPWT, from the coding sequence ATGCTCGCGAGTATCCAGAACTATTACGAACGCCTGGTCCTGGAGTCCATCCGGGAGAAACTCTCGGGGCGGGACGAGGAATACGACGCCGACTTCGTGGCCGACCTCGCCTGCCTGGCGCTCAATGCGCTGCCGGCCCGCTATGTGCGCCATACGGTGGATCTCTGGTCCCATCTGGGGGACGGCGACCGCGCGACCCTGTCTCAGGAGGTCGACGACGCCGTCGAGGCCGCGCTCGTGGTGATGCACCGCCGCCGCGAGTTACGCCGCACCGAGGCGGCCGAACAGGAGCCGGGCAAGATGCGCCTGCCCTGGACCTAA
- a CDS encoding HDOD domain-containing protein, translated as MWLDEVIATARLDTLPVQARTRRELARVLAEEDAPLGRITLVVMSDPGLALRVLQRANAVEHRYFRREIVGLEDAIHMLGLRTLAELERQAPLAEDVLDARRLEHYRRGCGRALLAARLALDWAELERDRVPAEIALAALLNNLGELYLLARGDARINRYLEMMEEHPDVLPHEAEYVTLSTSLEALGYGLACAWNLPEMARESMRGRNARHPRPLYVMLATQIARHAFAGWRHPGQGGDLRLVSELLECDPATLCDRLDRVLDRFNERAVLYGLKPLETMPRASAADDSSWLDRRRAALFCLAPRTDELERVAAALTGRIEDRETLVLDWLHGLHRGLGLNRVVYAALDADRRTLTAEQLVGTDFEPGFNRFSLSLDRGGLFERLMTAPGALWLNASNRTELSDQVPKDVKTLTRVEAFMARSVWIGGRPVGLVYADRRSTDCALDARAYQGFLHLSALAETALERLVSQTPG; from the coding sequence ATGTGGTTGGACGAGGTGATCGCAACGGCCCGGCTCGATACGCTGCCGGTCCAGGCACGCACGCGCCGCGAACTGGCGCGGGTGCTGGCCGAGGAGGACGCACCGCTCGGGCGCATCACCCTGGTGGTGATGAGCGATCCCGGACTGGCGCTGCGCGTCCTGCAACGGGCCAACGCGGTCGAGCATCGCTATTTCCGCCGCGAGATCGTGGGGCTGGAGGACGCCATCCACATGCTCGGACTGCGGACGCTGGCCGAGCTCGAACGTCAGGCCCCCCTGGCCGAGGACGTGCTCGACGCCCGGCGGCTCGAACACTACAGGCGCGGCTGTGGCCGGGCCTTGCTCGCGGCGCGGCTGGCGCTGGACTGGGCCGAACTCGAACGCGATCGGGTGCCGGCCGAGATCGCGCTCGCCGCCCTGCTCAACAATCTCGGCGAGCTGTATCTGCTGGCGCGCGGCGACGCCCGGATCAACCGCTATCTGGAGATGATGGAGGAGCACCCGGACGTGCTGCCGCACGAGGCCGAATACGTGACGCTCAGCACGAGTCTGGAGGCGCTGGGCTACGGGCTGGCCTGTGCCTGGAACCTGCCGGAGATGGCGCGCGAGTCGATGCGCGGGCGCAATGCGCGTCATCCGCGCCCGCTGTACGTGATGCTGGCGACCCAGATCGCGCGCCATGCCTTTGCCGGTTGGCGTCATCCGGGGCAGGGCGGGGATCTCAGACTGGTCTCGGAATTGCTTGAATGCGACCCGGCGACCCTGTGCGATCGCCTCGATCGGGTGCTGGACCGGTTCAACGAGCGCGCTGTGCTGTACGGTCTGAAGCCGCTGGAGACGATGCCACGTGCTTCAGCGGCGGATGATTCGTCCTGGCTCGACCGTCGGCGTGCGGCCCTGTTCTGTCTGGCACCGCGCACCGATGAACTGGAGCGGGTCGCGGCGGCCTTGACTGGTCGGATCGAGGATCGCGAGACGCTGGTCCTGGACTGGCTGCATGGACTGCATCGCGGTCTGGGGCTGAACCGGGTCGTCTATGCCGCCTTGGATGCGGATCGGCGGACCCTGACGGCCGAACAGCTCGTCGGCACGGATTTCGAGCCGGGCTTCAACCGTTTCAGTCTGTCGCTCGATCGGGGCGGACTCTTCGAGCGCCTGATGACCGCTCCAGGTGCCCTATGGCTGAACGCGAGCAACCGGACCGAGCTGAGCGACCAGGTGCCCAAGGACGTCAAGACCTTGACGCGCGTGGAGGCGTTCATGGCACGCTCGGTGTGGATCGGCGGTCGGCCGGTCGGTCTGGTCTATGCCGACCGTCGATCGACCGACTGCGCGCTCGATGCGCGCGCCTATCAGGGGTTCCTGCACCTGTCGGCGCTCGCCGAGACGGCCCTGGAGCGCCTCGTCTCGCAGACGCCCGGTTAG
- the motA gene encoding flagellar motor stator protein MotA: MNFILGSIIVFLSVLGGFAAGGGHIEALWQPFELVIILGAAGGGFVIANPMSVVLKSLKSIPALFAGSKYKKTHYMDALGFMYELFNKARKEGLMGIEADIEEPGSSALFQKYPLILKDRHATEFISDYMRLVVSGNMNPFELENLMDIEIDTHHHAAAEASHAVQQVADGLPAFGIVAAVLGIVHTMAALGGPMSEIGGLVAAALVGTFSGILFSYGFVGPIASYLGRMADEETRYLSCLKACILATVQGYSPQVAVEFGRKTMPPELRPNFQEFEQHLRGTK, from the coding sequence GTGAACTTCATCCTGGGTTCGATCATCGTCTTCCTCTCCGTGCTCGGTGGCTTTGCCGCCGGCGGCGGCCATATCGAGGCGCTGTGGCAGCCCTTCGAACTGGTGATCATCCTGGGCGCGGCCGGCGGCGGTTTCGTCATCGCCAATCCGATGAGCGTGGTGCTCAAGTCGCTCAAGTCGATACCGGCCCTGTTCGCCGGCTCGAAGTACAAGAAGACCCATTACATGGACGCGCTCGGCTTCATGTACGAGCTCTTCAACAAGGCGCGCAAGGAAGGACTCATGGGCATCGAGGCCGACATCGAGGAACCCGGGAGCAGCGCGCTGTTCCAGAAATATCCGCTCATCCTCAAGGACCGTCACGCCACAGAGTTCATCTCCGATTACATGCGGCTGGTGGTCAGCGGCAACATGAATCCCTTCGAGCTCGAGAACCTGATGGACATCGAGATCGACACCCACCATCACGCCGCCGCCGAGGCGTCGCACGCCGTGCAGCAGGTGGCCGATGGTCTGCCCGCCTTCGGTATCGTCGCCGCCGTGCTGGGGATCGTGCACACCATGGCCGCGCTCGGCGGCCCCATGAGCGAGATCGGCGGACTGGTGGCCGCCGCCCTGGTCGGAACCTTCAGCGGCATCCTGTTTTCCTATGGCTTCGTCGGCCCCATCGCCAGTTATCTGGGGCGAATGGCCGACGAGGAGACCCGCTATCTGTCCTGTCTCAAGGCCTGCATCCTGGCCACGGTGCAGGGGTACAGCCCCCAGGTCGCGGTCGAGTTCGGTCGCAAGACCATGCCGCCGGAACTGCGTCCAAACTTCCAGGAGTTCGAGCAGCATCTGCGCGGAACCAAGTAG
- the motB gene encoding flagellar motor protein MotB, translated as MAINESKQPIIVKKIVKKGGHHGGAWKIAFADFATAMMAFFMLLWILGATTEEQKAAISDYFNNPSVFMGIATSPSQAMGEGTGSKPSLIDFEGAIDMGPLQDPMLDPEQIAALADEQDAARLASLKEILEHKLDQSSTLAPYKDQLLIDIVPEGLRIQIVDKEHRPMFDLGSAKLKNYTSDILRELGALINQVPNRISLTGHTDARPLGDPSYSNWELSTERANAARRALVAGGMRAEKVGRVVGFASTVPFDKSDPNNPINRRISLIVLTREADEAMHEERALLESGREPAPPRPPGVPAPPAPSID; from the coding sequence ATGGCGATCAACGAGTCCAAACAGCCCATCATCGTCAAGAAGATCGTCAAGAAGGGCGGGCATCACGGCGGGGCCTGGAAGATCGCCTTCGCCGACTTCGCGACCGCCATGATGGCCTTCTTCATGCTGCTGTGGATCCTGGGCGCCACGACCGAGGAGCAGAAGGCGGCGATCTCGGACTATTTCAACAATCCCTCGGTCTTCATGGGCATCGCGACCTCGCCCTCGCAGGCCATGGGCGAGGGCACAGGCTCCAAGCCCTCGCTCATCGACTTCGAGGGCGCGATCGACATGGGGCCGCTCCAGGATCCCATGCTCGATCCCGAACAGATCGCGGCCCTGGCCGACGAGCAGGACGCCGCACGCCTGGCCTCACTCAAGGAGATCCTGGAGCACAAGCTGGATCAGAGCAGTACGCTGGCGCCCTACAAGGATCAGCTCCTGATCGACATCGTGCCCGAGGGGTTGCGCATCCAGATCGTCGACAAGGAGCACAGGCCCATGTTCGATCTCGGCAGCGCCAAGCTCAAGAACTATACCTCCGACATCCTGCGCGAGCTGGGCGCGCTGATCAATCAGGTGCCCAACCGCATCAGTCTCACCGGACACACGGATGCGCGCCCGCTGGGAGATCCTTCCTACAGCAACTGGGAGCTGTCCACCGAGCGGGCGAACGCGGCACGCCGCGCGCTGGTGGCCGGCGGGATGCGTGCGGAGAAGGTCGGGCGCGTGGTCGGTTTCGCCTCGACCGTGCCCTTCGACAAGAGCGATCCGAACAACCCGATCAATCGTCGGATCAGTCTCATCGTGCTGACCCGCGAGGCCGACGAGGCCATGCATGAGGAGCGTGCGCTACTCGAATCCGGCCGTGAACCGGCGCCGCCGCGTCCTCCAGGTGTGCCGGCGCCTCCTGCGCCGTCCATCGATTGA
- a CDS encoding IS481 family transposase, with the protein MVIRLHKNARTTPAIRRERQSSTRSTREPAERYGRSRQTVLKWRRRSGTEDASHRLHTRLTPAQEAVVVELRKTLLLPLDDLLAVTHEFISTTVSRSGLDRCLRRHGVSNLQALRPRPIDPDARPVKCFKDYEPGFVHVDVKYLPRMPDEDRAQSLFAAIDRATRRVYVEILPEKTARNAAGFLERLIAKAPFNITKVLTDNGKEFTDRFGATGEREPTGRHRFDQVCSANTIEHRLIQPRTPQTNGMIERFNGRLSEVLTTTRFDSAESLARTIERYVQVYNQHLPQKALGHIAPIQALKDRREKRPERFKKRVYNLRGLDRELN; encoded by the coding sequence ATGGTCATCCGTCTGCACAAAAACGCCCGCACGACACCGGCCATCCGTCGTGAACGCCAGTCCTCGACGCGCTCGACCCGCGAGCCGGCCGAGCGCTATGGGCGGAGCCGTCAGACGGTGTTGAAGTGGCGTCGGCGCTCCGGCACCGAGGACGCCTCGCACCGTCTCCACACGCGCCTGACGCCGGCGCAGGAGGCGGTCGTGGTCGAGTTGCGTAAAACGCTCCTGTTGCCGCTTGATGACCTGCTGGCCGTCACCCACGAGTTTATCAGCACCACTGTCTCGCGCTCGGGCCTGGATCGCTGTCTGCGCCGTCATGGCGTCTCCAACCTCCAGGCCCTCCGGCCCCGGCCCATCGATCCGGACGCCCGCCCGGTCAAGTGTTTCAAGGACTACGAACCGGGCTTTGTCCATGTCGACGTGAAGTACCTGCCGCGAATGCCGGATGAGGACCGCGCTCAGTCCCTCTTTGCCGCGATCGATCGGGCCACGCGCCGGGTCTATGTCGAGATCCTGCCCGAGAAAACCGCCCGGAACGCCGCCGGCTTCCTGGAGCGGCTCATCGCCAAGGCCCCGTTCAACATCACCAAGGTCTTGACCGATAACGGTAAAGAATTCACCGACCGCTTCGGTGCCACGGGGGAACGCGAACCCACCGGGCGCCATCGCTTCGATCAGGTCTGCTCGGCCAACACCATTGAGCATCGCCTTATTCAGCCGCGCACCCCCCAGACCAACGGCATGATCGAGCGCTTCAACGGGCGCCTTTCAGAGGTCTTGACCACCACCCGCTTCGACTCCGCCGAGTCTTTGGCCCGGACCATCGAGCGCTACGTTCAGGTCTATAACCAACACCTTCCGCAGAAAGCCCTCGGCCACATCGCCCCGATCCAGGCACTCAAGGACCGGCGCGAGAAACGCCCCGAACGCTTCAAAAAGCGTGTCTACAATCTCCGGGGACTTGACAGGGAATTGAATTAA